ATGAATCCATGATTTATATTTCATGGACTACTGTCCTTGCTGGTTTATTGTTTAGCAGAAAATCTTTGGGAGGATTAACCGCCACTTGCATTTTAGCAGCCACCGTTCTATTGGTGGCAGGCATGAGTTGGTTGGATCCGGAGATCACACCCCTGGTTCCTGTTTTGAAATCCTACTGGTTGACGATCCATGTATCATTGGAAGCAGGAAGTTATGGTTTTCTAATGCTTGGAGCGGTCATTGGCATGCTTAATTTATTACTTATCAGCATCAGCAGGAAATCAAATATTGCGCGCGTAGAAAGAAATATTAAAGAGTTAAGTGTGGTGAGTGAAATTACCGTCACCGGAGGATTGATTATGGTGAGCGTGGGCACATATCTTGGGGGAGTTTGGGCCAATGAATCGTGGGGTAGATATTGGGGATGGGATGCAAAGGAAACCTGGGCTTTGGTTACCATCTTAGTCTATGCATTTATACTTCACATGAGATTTATACCCGGACTCAAAAGTTTGTTTGCCTATAATTTTGCAAGTCTTTTTGGATTTGCTACAGTGATCATGACTTATTATGGTGTCAACTATTATCTCTCCGGTTTACATTCTTATGCTGCAGGAGATCCGGTTCCAATTCCACCACAAGTCTATATCACTGCAATGGTTTTGGCAATGTTGAGTATAGTTTCATTTATCCAATATAGAAGGATTTACAAACAAGGAATTTTCTTACGATAATTTTCTATTCTACAAGTGTAGCCTTTTCCATAATGATGGCATATTTATATCCCGCGCCGAAATCCTTGTTCAACTGAATGATTCCTTTAAAACTTACTTCATCTCCGATTCGAATATTTTCCTGGGAGGTAATGGTTAGATCCACATTTTTATTAGAATCTTTACTGCCATCTTGAATATGATACCAATTCATTCCCATAATTTGATAATTGGCTTTAACACACTTACCATAGACGATCACTTCTTTTCCTTCATATTTTGATTTGTTTGCAATAAGCGACTTGAGGGAAATGGCGTCCGGGGATTTCTCCGAAACAGATTTTGCATCGACAGCTTCATTTTTCGAATCGGATTGCATTTTATTTTCTGAATTCAAGCTGCCTCCCGGATGTTCCTTGGCGTTGACAATACTTGATACCAATAAAATCTCATCAAATACTTTATCCAATTCCTGACTTTGAAATTGAGTTTTTCTAAGACCTCCTCTAAAAAAATAAGTATCCCCTACGACCAGATCCTGCCTGGAAACTGCAATCCAGGAATCTTTACCATTTTCAGTGACCAATGCATAGCTATAACGTTCTGTGTGTAAGGTCTCTTTAACAATGACTTGATGAAATTCACTGGGTGAACCTAGATTTTGTGTTACATTTTGTTCTTTGACTTCCGCTGTTTTTTGTTCCAGTGGACTAATCACTTTAGGACCACTGTCACATGAGCATATAAAAACTGTACTTAAAATGAGTATTAATTGCTTGTACATAATTATTTTTTATATTTAGAGGTATTGGATTTTATCCTTTTCTGTAAGGTTACAAAATATCTGTGATAAGGACTAATTTTGCTGATACCTGACTCCAGATTTAACATTAACAGGATGGTTTTGGAAATGTTTATTTGAGTTTGAATCCCTATGATATGTTGTTGAAGCTTTAGTTCATTGGTAAGATATTGATAATCTGCAAATCTATAATTCAACTCAAGGTTTACTTTTGATTTTAAAAAATCCCGATACATTCTGGCACTCAGAATATTTCCATTCAGATATATTGTAGTTAGCTTATTAAAACTTGCATTAAAATTACTATAAATGAATGGAATTCTTTGCAAACTTAGACTAAAAGTATAATTGGTAGAATGGTCCGAAGCACCCTGATATCTATAAAAAATACTCCCTGATAAATTTACTTTTCTGATAGGGGAATAATTGGCTTGTAATCTTATTCCCTGTCTGGTCGCTTCTGAAAGTAATTGATCTACACGATTTGGAAATGATTCATAGAAAACAATGTTTCTGCGATTGTCATAAGAACCCTGGACATTCAATTTTTTAGAAAATTTGTATCGTGCACTAAAATACATTCCAGTCAATCTAAAATCTGTTTTTGTTGATTCTAAGGATCTGTGAAACAAATCAAATTCCGTGGAAAAGAAAATATCAACAGATGAAAGTGGGTTGCTTGAATGCTGGAAGTAAGCAAATCGTCTGTCTGTTTTATCAAAGTACCATTGTTGTGCAATGGCCAAAGAATTTTGCATTACTCCATTTCTTCCATTTCTTGAATGATTGATAAAAATTCCTACCTGTGGAAGATGAATGTCAAATGTGTAGTTTGATAAATCGGGTCTTGTCCCCGCTATGATTCCTCCCGTCCAACTTCGGTGATTGTATTCCAATTGGAAGCCATCCGCTGCGCCCATATTGGATAAGTATGGATTTATTCTACGCCCAAACCAGGCCAAGTAGTTTTTTCCCAAATGATAGGATAAAGACAAGGTATATACTTTTAAATCATTGGATAAAGGACCAGTCCTTTGCTCTATACCATAACGATACCGATAAGTAATGTAACTTTGAATAGAGAGTGGTGAACCGGAAATATTTTGAATGTTGAAATGACTTGACAGGCGCATTCTTCCAAAGCGATTTGATTCCCCCGGATTTAAATCACCATTGTTGGAAATCGAAAATCGGCCATTGACCAATTGTTTTACACGTTTACTTTTTACAATCGGTTCGGGTGCAATAGCAATGCTATCTTCAGGAATTGCAATAACAGGATTAACTGTTTCTAATGGTTCCGCAGGAATCGTTTTCTTTATAAATTCTATCTTCAAATGGTAAACGGAATCTCCTTTCTGAATTCCACTTTTATTTAATCTAACACAAACCGTGGAGCTGCTAGATTTTTGTTGAACCAACAGTATAGGTATATATTCACTTCCCACTTTCAAGTAAAGACTATCACCAATTGTAATGGATCCTGTGGACTTAAATTTTGTATAAACATGAGATTCATTGGTATAGGAAACAATGGATGGGATAAAGCTGGTGTCTGATTGAGCTTTAATTTTGAAATGGATCCAACTCAATGCCAATAAAATAAATACAAATCTATTCATACAAAGCATTAATCCTCACCGTCAGGATGACAAGAATAACAGGCGTTGCTGTTGTATGAATAATTGTTGACTCCATTGTGGTCTGAGTCCGTTTCATTTTTTGGATGACAGGTCAGGCATTGGAAAATGCTATAATTATTAGGATTGGGGTGACATTCGTTGCAAGTGTTCCACTCATTTTCGTGCTTTCCACTGTAAATTGGAAAATGCAGCACGTCGTGGTCAAAAGTTGACGGAACCCATGCATTTTGACTGTGACAATTTGTGCAGCTGGTTGGAAATTGCGCAGATTGATGGTCCGGATTGGTTGTATTGTTATAATCGTTTTGGTGGCATCCATAACAGGTATTCGGCGTATTGTTATAATTACCCATGTGGCAAGTAAAACAATCATTTGCTATTTGAGCGTGTGCTCCCAAAAGTGGATAATAATTGTCATGAATACCAAATCCTGCGGGTGCCCATCCCGGTGCAGTCGTGTGACAGCTTGCACAATCCGTTGGAATATTTAATGCACTGTGATTGGGATTGGCTGATGAATTGTAATCAGCTTGATGGCATCCTACACAAGTATTTGGAGTTGTGCTGTAATTTCCATTATGGCAAACATTACAATTATTTCGGATGGTGTTGTGTGCACCATCCAGCACATAATACTGATCATGTATATCAAATCCTGCAGGTGCCCAGCCCGGTGCAGTCGTGTGACAGCTTGCACAATCTGCAGGAATATTTAAAGAATTGTGATTTGGATTGACAGAAGAATTGTAATCAGATTGATGACATCCTACACAAGTGTTCGGTGTATTGCTGTAATTTCCATTATGGCAGGCCATACAATTGTTTCTGATTGGATCATGTGCCCCATCCAATACATAATATTGATCGTGGTTGTCAAATCTTGCAGGCATCCAATTTGGAGCAGTCGTATGACAACCAATACAATCTGTAGAAAGATTGAGATGATTGTGATTGGGATTTTGGCTATTGTTATAATCGCTTTGATGACAAGCCACACATTCTAACGGAGTATTCTTAAAACCGTTTTGATGACATTCAATGCAATCTACATTGGTATGGGCTCCTGTCAATGGAAACCTACTTGCATTGTGGTCAAAGGACATGTTCTTTTCACCGGTGGGATGACAAGCAAAACATGCATTGGATTGATAAACATATCCTCCAATACCAACATGCTTGTCATCAGTTTCAGGATTTAAATGACAAGCTGTACAGGTAAAAACTTTGAAATCTGTAGGGTTGGTATGGCAATCTACGCATTCGTCCCATTCATTTTTATGTTTGCCGGAATAAATTGGGAAATACATTGCATCATGCATAAAATTGGAAGGCACCCAAGCACTTTCTGTATGACAAGCTGCACAATCGGTTGGAAAGCCAGCGTTGCCATGATTTGGATTCGTGGTCTGATTAAATTCAGATTGATGACATCCTACACAGGTATTGGGAGTATTGCTGTATCCATTCTGATGGCACTTTATGCATTCTGTCGCGATGTCTTTGTGTTTTCCAAGCAATGGATAAAATTGATCATGAATGTCAAAACGAGCTGGCATCCAAGCTGGAGCGGTGCTGTGACATGATACACAATCATTGGAAAGCATCAAATTTTGATGGTTTGGTTCCAACGCAGTATTATAATCTTCTTGATGGCAACCCACACAGGTATTTGGAGTATTTGAATAGCCATTGGCATGACATCTTTTACAATCCTGGGAAATATTTAAATGTGCACCATCTAATACATAATATTGATCATGTACATCAAATCTGGCTGGAGTCCAGCCCGGATTGGTAGAATGGCAGGATACACAATCTGTTGATAGTCCTATATTTTTATGATCCGGGTCTTTGCTTTGATCAAAATCCAATTGATGACAATCCACACAAATTTGGGATGTGCCCTTGAATCCATTTTGATGGCATTCCAGACAATTTGTCTGTAAATGAGCACCGGTTAGCGGAAATTGGGTCGTGTTATGATCAAATCTGACGTCTGCATCACCCGTCGGGTGACATGCCAAACAAGCCTGATCCTGATAAACATAAGCGCCGACACCCAAATGAGCTTCATCGGTTTCAGGGTTGGAATGACAGATGATACAACTGGTCACTGAATAGTTGTTGGGATTAATATGGCATTCCACACACTTTGACCATACATCTTTGTGCTTCCCACTGTACACTGGGAAGTGTTTGCCATCATGGTCAAAGAATGCAGGAACCCATGCATTTTCATTATGACATTCTTTACAATCAGTGGGGAATTGTGCGAGTTGATGATTTGGATTTTGAGAATTCGAATATTCCGTTTGATGACAACCAATGCAGGTATTTGGAGTATTGTTAAATCCTGAAACATGGCAGGTCTTACAATCCTGAGAAATCAATTGATGTGCACCATTCAATACATAAAACTGATCGTGAATTTCAAATCTAGCGGGTGCCCAGCCCGGAGCAGTGGTATGGCATGAGACACAATCAGTCGACAAATTAAGATTGTTGTGATTGGGATCAATGGATTGATTGAACTCATTCTGATGGCAATCAACACAAACCGAAGAAGTGCCTTTAAACCCATTGGAGTGACACTCCAGACAGTCGGCCTGCAGATGCGCACCTGTCAATGGAAACAAAGTATTGTTGTGATCGAATTTAAAATCTGCATCACCAGTAGGGTGACAAGCAAAACAGGCTTGATCCTGATAGCTGTATCCGCCAACGCCCTGATGTTCTTCATCTGTTTCGGGATTTTGGTGGCAAACAGTACAACTAAATTTTTTGAGATCGCCTGGTGTGGTATGACAATCGAGACATTGGGCCCATTCTCCTTTATGCTTACCTGAGTATATGGGAAAATGTCTTCCGTCATGGTCAAAACTGGAAGGAACCCAACTGGATTGTGAATGACAGATAATGCAATCCGTGGAGAATCCATTTGTTTTGTGGTCTGGATCGCCGGTCATATTGTAGTCATCGGTATGACAGGCAAAACAAGTATTGGGAGTATTGTTATAATTTCCCTGATGGCATTGTAGGCATTGATTGGAAATAATTTGATGGGCTCCTTCCAAAACATAGTATTGATTATGAATGTCAAATTTAGCGGGTGACCAGCCAGGATCTGTGGTATGACAAATTTTACAATCCTGGTCTAAGTTTAATCGAGTATGAGATGGATTTATGGAATTCTTAAAATCGGCATCATGACAAGCGATGCATTGGGTGGGTGTCCCAGTAAATCCATTGGCATGACATTCTAAGCAATCTGCATTTCTGTGTGCTCCTGTCAATGGGAAAGCAGTGGCATCATGGTTAAACACTTCTGAGGCATCTCCTGTCGGATGGCAAGCCAGACATGCCTGATCCTGGTATTGATAGGCATTTACAGAGCTATGCTCTTCGTCCGTTTCCGGATTGGTGTGGCAACTTGTGCAGGTAAAACTTTGAAAATTGGAAGGGTTGTTGTGACAATTCACACAAGAAGTCCATACCTTTTGGTGTTTTCCTGAATAGATAGGAAACAAGACATCGTGCTCCGCAAATTGGGCAGGCCTCCATCCTGGATTTAGATTATGGCATTTTGCACAATCATTTGAAATCCCAGCGACCCTGTGATTTGGTTCGAGACTGGATTCAAAATCTTTTTGGTGACAGTCAAAACAGTTTTTTGAAATGTCTGAAAAAATTTCTGATTTATGACAATCCACACAACTGGGTTGAGAATGTGCATCGACCAGTGGAAAAAAGTCGTGGTTGACCCTATCAGTCTCCCATTCATCTCCAAAGATGGAATGACAACTCGAACAATCTTCCGAAAATCCATTTTTCTTATGATTGGGATTTGTGGTGCTTTCAAAGTCAGTTCTGTGGCACTCTATACACTCCAATCCCACAGGACCAAATCTAAGATTGGTCTCAGATTTGTGGCAAAGATCACAATCGATTTTGCTGTGTACTCCAATCAATGGAAAATTGGCTCTTTCATGAAGCCCTGAAACATCATCAACCAACCATGAATTGGAATTGTGACATCGATTACAAGATTGACCCACTGTATTCTGATGAATATCGGTGTGGCAGGAATTGCAATCCGGTTTTGACTTGTCAAAACTAAGATCTGTATGGCAGGAACGACACTCTACAACGCTGTGTTGACCATTTAAAGCAAATCCGGTGCTGTCATGAGAGAAAACAGAAGTTTTCGAATCAAAATCCCATGAATCAGGACGGTGGCATGAGGCGCAATCAATCTTAAGTTCTGGACCGTGGGGAGACTGCGCATAGGCGTAACTAATTGAAAGTAAAATGAATACTACCTGTGACAATCTATACAGGCAAGCTTTCCATTTTTGTACAGCACAAAAGACACGTTGTCCTTTATAATCGTCTCGTGACATTGGCCACAAGATACGGTTAAATGCTTCCCTTCCAATGGAAATTTTGTTTTTTCCTGATGGGAAAATGCTTTTGTATCCCAGGAATTATTGTGATGACAATACTTACAATCGGTTTTTTCTCCAAATTGACCTCCATGGGGTTCTTGATGACAAGCGTAGCACTCTTTGGTGAGATTCTTAAAGACTTGATTTTTAATAGGATCCATGCCCTTTCCAAAATGACAATTCCTGCAATTGATCTCAGTATGCTTTCCCTCCAGCTCAAATTCGGTATTTTGATGGTCAAAATCAACCTGACTCCAGGAATTTTCGGTATGACATTTTTCACAGGTCTGGTTGGGGTAAAAAGATGGA
This window of the Saprospiraceae bacterium genome carries:
- a CDS encoding SH3-like domain-containing protein, giving the protein MYKQLILILSTVFICSCDSGPKVISPLEQKTAEVKEQNVTQNLGSPSEFHQVIVKETLHTERYSYALVTENGKDSWIAVSRQDLVVGDTYFFRGGLRKTQFQSQELDKVFDEILLVSSIVNAKEHPGGSLNSENKMQSDSKNEAVDAKSVSEKSPDAISLKSLIANKSKYEGKEVIVYGKCVKANYQIMGMNWYHIQDGSKDSNKNVDLTITSQENIRIGDEVSFKGIIQLNKDFGAGYKYAIIMEKATLVE